Proteins encoded together in one Miscanthus floridulus cultivar M001 chromosome 16, ASM1932011v1, whole genome shotgun sequence window:
- the LOC136513905 gene encoding disease resistance protein Pik-2-like produces the protein MPDFMVSAVTGALRPVLDKLGALLSDEYKRFKGVRGEVKFLIRELEAMHAFLLKKSEEENPDAQDKAWMKEVRELSYDIEDSLDDFRVRVDDDSAKPDGFIDKCKKLLQLDKTKARRRIATEIEKLKGQVKEVSERNARYQQISNTVMNTSNNIVDRRALAIFEDASRLVGIDQPKQEIISFLKKEDGGISSQQPKIVSIVGIGGVGKTTLANRVYEELKDQFQCRAFLSVSRNPDMVKILRTILSELTCEAFYMTEGASMQQMVMKIREFLQTKRYFIVIDDVWDVETWDTIKYALSNNSCGSVIIITTRIHDVAKACCSLYSDGLVYQPKPLQEQDSKRLFQNRIFGLRNECPENLKEVADKILKKCGGLPLAIIAISGLLTNKARNEVHSVTEWDQVQTSIGHGLERDDIVEGMMGILSLSYFDLPHHLKACLLCLSIFPEDYEIEKRRLVQLWVAEGYIHAEPTCTLYELGEKYFNELINRNLILPGKMNKWTGEVDACRVHDAILDFIMCKSTEDNFVVVHDGIPRPAHPPGIKVRRLSLQGEAEGDATLHSNQIYANVRSIISFGFPCSLLGFRFLRVLHVMGKFFGNHHLAIISDTRITELPEQIGALQYLETLDLSGYFSIIQLPTAIVRLKRLVNLLMVPFPLKCFPSGIKYMQALEWLYSVEIDIKAAIFVEEIGDLTKMRHLGIVFSSQFDFIDEESYVDLIKKMVSSFQRLNKLQTLKVEYIQYGNGQDVFFNGGDVILEVPWCSASLRKLVLNMNLMPRVPRWMKSLVNIEELDMRIKKLDEESLCILGDLPVLVCLTLEILKNVEDKQRLLISNRYGYRSLRHFSVATLIGPPSISMLTFEAGSMPKLEQLDIDFDADITISVSNGRLDFGLKHLSQLKEVFCYMVGTKLNILRLEGAIEKELANHPKLPRLLKSDCFSTEGERSHRERLRPRRRNQSTVHTTQPKPPSTADLWEQEVVQEVADDVAICASGGDDKVGSSITDDNSGQSRTAALPLPADLSFTIHHHGTSPELSSRHGQPRRRRSEARQSATIRGRELVQGAPLIPDRVKGTSGAAPTSDILGPLLIAAPQQQGPFVPPCFTFSSGSPPNAEAERQAMDCYEPSQHDGLANAFSSAFNSLSLRDDHPGSGATAVEVSSSDTGSSSCQEGGGRQEQQ, from the exons ATGCCGGACTTCATGGTGAGCGCAGTGACGGGGGCCTTGAGGCCCGTCCTGGACAAGCTTGGCGCTTTGCTCAGCGATGAGTACAAGCGTTTCAAAGGCGTGCGTGGTGAGGTCAAGTTCCTCATTCGGGAACTGGAAGCCATGCACGCCTTCCTTCTGAAGAAGTCGGAAGAGGAGAATCCTGATGCGCAAGACAAGGCGTGGATGAAGGAGGTGCGAGAGCTCTCCTACGACATCGAGGACAGCCTCGATGACTTCAGAGTCCGTGTTGATGACGACTCGGCGAAACCAGATGGCTTCATCGACAAATGCAAGAAGCTACTCCAATTGGACAAGACCAAGGCCCGCCGTCGGATTGCCACGGAGATTGAAAAGCTGAAAGGCCAAGTCAAGGAGGTGAGTGAAAGGAATGCAAGATACCAGCAGATCAGCAATACTGTCATGAATACAAGCAACAACATCGTGGATCGAAGAGCTCTTGCCATATTTGAGGATGCTTCAAGGCTCGTGGGTATCGATCAACCAAAACAAGAGATAATTTCATTTCTGAAGAAGGAAGATGGTGGTATTTCATCACAACAACCGAAGATAGTCTCTATCGTGGGAATTGGAGGAGTTGGAAAGACAACCCTTGCAAATCGAGTGTACGAAGAGCTGAAGGATCAGTTCCAGTGCCGAGCTTTCTTGTCGGTGTCACGGAATCCTGACATGGTTAAGATTTTGAGAACCATTCTCAGCGAGCTGACATGTGAAGCTTTTTATATGACAGAAGGAGCAAGCATGCAACAGATGGTCATGAAAATCCGTGAATTCCTTCAGACAAAAAG GTACTTCATTGTAATCGACGATGTATGGGATGTGGAAACATGGGACACAATTAAGTATGCATTGTCAAACAATAGTTGTGGTAGTGTCATAATAATCACAACTCGGATTCATGATGTGGCCAAAGCATGTTGCTCATTATATTCTGATGGTTTGGTTTACCAACCAAAGCCTCTTCAAGAACAGGACTCAAAAAGGTTGTTCCAGAACAGAATATTTGGTCTCAGAAATGAATGCCCAGAAAACCTAAAAGAAGTCGCTGATAAGATCTTGAAGAAGTGTGGAGGTTTACCATTAGCCATTATTGCAATATCTGGTTTGTTAACTAACAAAGCACGGAATGAAGTTCACTCGGTCACAGAGTGGGATCAAGTTCAAACTTCTATTGGTCATGGACTTGAGAGAGATGATATTGTGGAGGGAATGATGGGAATATTATCACTCAGTTACTTTGATCTTCCTCATCATTTAAAAGCTTGCCTATTATGTCTTAGTATATTCCCTGAAGATTATGAAATTGAGAAAAGACGTTTAGTGCAGCTATGGGTTGCAGAGGGGTACATTCATGCCGAACCTACATGCACCTTGTATGAATTGGGAGAGAAGTATTTTAATGAGCTCATCAATAGAAATTTAATCCTTCCAGGGAAAATGAATAAGTGGACTGGCGAGGTGGACGCCTGTCGTGTCCATGATGCAATTCTTGACTTCATCATGTGCAAGTCCACCGAAGATAACTTTGTTGTAGTACATGATGGTATTCCAAGACCAGCACATCCACCAGGAATCAAGGTTCGTCGATTGAGTCTGCAAGGTGAAGCTGAAGGAGATGCGACCTTACATTCGAACCAGATTTATGCAAATGTCCGGTCAATTATTAGTTTTGGATTCCCCTGTTCCTTGTTGGGTTTTAGATTCTTGCGTGTCCTACACGTCATGGGCAAATTTTTTGGAAACCATCATCTTGCAATTATTAGTGATACACGGATAACTGAGCTCCCAGAACAGATTGGAGCGCTACAGTATTTGGAAACACTTGACTTGTCGGGCTATttttccataatccaattaccaACGGCTATAGTTCGACTAAAAAGACTTGTCAACCTATTGATGGTTCCTTTTCCGCTAAAGTGTTTTCCCAGTGGAATTAAATACATGCAGGCATTGGAATGGTTATATTCAGTAGAAATTGATATAAAGGCAGCTATTTTTGTTGAAGAAATTGGCGATTTAACCAAGATGAGGCATCTGGGTATAGTTTTCTCTTCCCAATTTGATTTTATTGACGAGGAAAGCTATGTGGATCTTATAAAAAAGATGGTTTCTTCTTTTCAACGGTTAAATAAGCTTCAAACTTTAAAGGTAGAATATATACAGTATGGAAATGGGCAGGACGTCTTCTTCAATGGAGGTGACGTCATCCTTGAGGTGCCGTGGTGCTCTGCTAGCCTAAGAAAGCTTGTTCTCAACATGAATCTCATGCCAAGGGTGCCAAGGTGGATGAAGTCTCTTGTCAACATTGAAGAATTGGATATGAGAATAAAGAAATTGGATGAGGAAAGTCTTTGTATTCTCGGTGACCTGCCAGTTCTTGTCTGTCTTACACTGGAGATATTAAAGAACGTTGAAGACAAACAACGTCTTCTGATCAGCAACAGGTATGGATACAGAAGCTTGAGGCATTTCAGTGTAGCAACATTGATTGGGCCCCCCAGTATCTCCATGCTGACGTTTGAAGCTGGATCCATGCCAAAGCTGGAACAACTCGATATCGACTTTGATGCAGATATAACAATTTCTGTGAGTAATGGTCGTCTTGATTTTGGTCTCAAGCATCTCTCCCAACTCAAGGAGGTCTTCTGTTATATGGTCGGCACCAAACTGAATATTTTGCGTCTAGAAGGTGCCATTGAGAAAGAGCTTGCCAACCACCCGAAGCTTCCACGACTCTTAAAGAGTGATTGCTTTTCAACTGAAGGCGAGAGGAGCCACCGAGAACGCCTAAGGCCGCGAAGACGCAACCAGTCTACAGTTCACACAACACAGCCAAAGCCTCCTTCCACAGCTGACTTGTGGGAACAAGAAGTTGTTCAGGAGGTAGCAGACGATGTTGCCATCTGCGCTTCAG GTGGTGATGACAAGGTGGGCTCCTCGATCACGGACGATAACTCCGGCCAGTCACGGACTGCAGCACTGCCTCTACCCGCGGACCTCTCCTTCACCATCCACCATCACGGCACCTCCCCTGAACTTAGCAGTCGACATGGCCAGCCACGGCGGCGCCGATCGGAAGCTCGCCAGAGCGCCACCATCCGTGGACGAGAATTGGTTCAGGGTGCACCACTTATTCCTGATCGCGTCAAGGGAACTTCAG GGGCCGCCCCAACCTCTGATATTCTGGGGCCTCTACTCATCGCTGCTCCTCAGCAACAGGGGCCATTCGTGCCGCCGTGCTTCACATTCAGTTCTGGATCACCTCCCAACGCTGAAGCTGAACGACAGGCAATGGACTGTTACGAGCCATCGCAACATGACGGCCTTGCAAATGCATTCAGCAGCGCCTTCAACAGCCTTTCCTTGCGTGACGACCACCCTGGTTCCGGTGCCACGGCTGTTGAAGTATCCTCGTCAGACACCG GATCTTCATCATGCCAAGAAGGAGGAGGTCGTCAGGAACAACAGTGA